The Fortiea contorta PCC 7126 genome has a segment encoding these proteins:
- the dnaN gene encoding DNA polymerase III subunit beta: MKLVCAQSDLSTNLSLVSRAVPSRPTHPVLANVLLQADAQTNQVSLTAFDLSLGIRTSFTAEVQQGGAVALPAKLLVDITSRLPSGEITLDDESTPATGEGLTVTLTPKSGHYQVRAMGAEEFPELPAIENAQTLQLTTAALIEGLRGSLFATSGDETKQVLTGVHLKVTQDALEFAATDGHRLAVVETTNEADDDDSHEIEVTVPAKALRELERMLAHSSSSDEPIALSLSPGQVVFAWANQRLTSRTLEGQYPAYRQLIPRQFERQVTLERRQFLSTLERIAVLADQKNNIVKVTIDSASQQITLSCEAQDMGSGRETMPAQISGEDIEIAFNVKYLMEGLKALPSTEIQMHLNQSLTPVIFTPLGGLKMTYLAMPVQLRN, from the coding sequence ATGAAATTAGTTTGCGCCCAAAGCGACCTCAGTACAAACCTTTCCCTTGTTAGTCGTGCAGTCCCATCACGACCGACACACCCCGTACTTGCGAATGTGCTGTTACAAGCCGATGCTCAAACTAACCAAGTAAGCTTAACAGCCTTCGATCTCAGTTTAGGAATCCGTACCAGCTTCACAGCAGAAGTACAGCAAGGAGGAGCAGTCGCCCTTCCCGCCAAGTTACTTGTAGACATCACCTCTCGCCTCCCTTCCGGAGAAATCACCCTTGATGATGAGTCCACACCCGCAACTGGCGAAGGTTTAACCGTTACCCTCACACCAAAAAGCGGACATTATCAAGTCCGAGCTATGGGAGCCGAAGAATTTCCCGAATTACCAGCGATCGAAAATGCCCAAACGCTACAATTAACAACCGCAGCTCTCATCGAAGGCTTGCGAGGTTCGCTATTTGCTACCAGTGGTGATGAAACCAAACAAGTACTGACGGGAGTCCATTTAAAAGTTACCCAAGACGCATTAGAATTTGCAGCCACTGACGGACATCGCCTAGCAGTCGTCGAAACCACTAACGAAGCTGACGACGATGATAGTCACGAAATTGAAGTGACCGTTCCCGCCAAGGCCCTACGGGAATTAGAGCGGATGTTAGCTCATAGTTCCTCCTCAGACGAACCCATAGCCCTATCCCTATCACCCGGTCAAGTAGTGTTTGCATGGGCTAATCAACGCCTGACTAGCCGCACCTTAGAAGGACAATACCCAGCTTATCGCCAACTCATACCCCGGCAATTTGAGCGACAAGTCACCCTAGAACGGCGACAATTCCTCAGTACTCTAGAGCGAATTGCTGTCTTAGCAGACCAAAAAAATAATATAGTCAAAGTGACTATTGACAGTGCATCTCAACAAATTACCCTATCCTGCGAAGCTCAAGACATGGGTAGTGGTAGAGAAACAATGCCTGCTCAAATATCTGGAGAAGACATAGAAATTGCCTTTAATGTCAAGTATTTGATGGAAGGGTTAAAGGCTTTGCCATCCACAGAAATTCAAATGCACCTAAACCAAAGCCTAACGCCAGTAATTTTTACCCCACTAGGCGGATTGAAAATGACCTATTTAGCCATGCCTGTACAATTGAGAAATTAG
- a CDS encoding GAF domain-containing protein → MNLISKSDVRVSLEQETLLRRITNRIRQTLELEDIITTTATEMRSLLGTDRVMIYKFHSDGSGQVIAESIDQNRLPSLLGLNFPADDIPPLARELFIKSRVRSVVDLDTNQIGQIHLNNLETEDIHYRPIAPCHVDYLSAMGVKSTVVAPILYQEQLWGLLVSHHSQSSAISEYELEAVQIVVDQLAIAIAQSNLLTQAREKASREAIINRVATRLHSLTSIELQPALAEIVTTYSGSGGRLCIKNQTSHLPNITVNSFRECLASGEENIKIYTYGQQPIIPHLAKNKFLEQYLIWDEHYQCGKYDIWAIADIYHHPNLRNLQAAFHQTKIRSILVIPLHYCQELLGFLTIFRDEIDTETLWAGQFDSDKRQLYPRLSFEVWRESKTAQAREWNKIEIELAQEISQVFALAIQQYQLYQQVQAFNSELENQVQERTTKLQQAIEQQHILFEVVMKMRKSLDMDTIFQTTTSEIRRVLNADRVAVYRFDSGSEFNNGEFITENVLPDLPSALTAKIHDHCFGENYATQYTQGRIHVVSDIDNARMQDCHIAILSQFYVRAQIVNPIMKNGQLWGLLCIHQCTGIRHWEDSEIQFAIQVANQLGVAIEQADLLTQTQELAVDLQQAADQQRVLFEVVTKIRESLDLNVIFQASTQVVCNSLQTDRVAVYQFNPDWSGEYIAEFVDEGWVKLVGLDQRTAWKDTYLQENSGGRYRHNETFAVHDIYQANHSNCHIQILEQLQAKAYVIAPIFIGQKLWGLLAAYQNSAPRHWEASEIKFMAQIANQLGVALQQANLFTQTQQQAQQLTKAFHDLQEAQTQLIQTEKMSSLGQLVAGIAHEINNPVNFIYGNLAHVSEYAEDLLGMLELYQQHAGNTSPEIEERVEDIDLEFVTEDLPKTLASMKMGIDRIRQIVLGLRNFSRLDEAEMKAVNIHDGIDSTLLILQHRLKARPECPAIQLIKDYGDLPLVECYAGQMNQVFMNVLSNAIDALEDYKQPESGSHHQINIVTRFIETQNKVESVLIRIADNGPGIPETVKIRICDPFFTTKPVGKGTGLGLSISYKIVVDKHGGIFKCESQLGRGTEFWIEIPVRHVK, encoded by the coding sequence ATGAACCTGATATCAAAATCAGACGTGCGTGTGAGTCTTGAGCAAGAGACTTTATTACGCCGGATTACAAACCGTATCCGTCAAACATTAGAGTTAGAAGATATTATTACAACAACGGCAACGGAGATGCGATCGCTACTTGGTACTGACCGAGTAATGATTTACAAATTTCATTCTGACGGTAGTGGTCAAGTCATTGCTGAGTCGATTGATCAAAATCGCTTACCTTCGTTGCTGGGACTAAATTTCCCTGCTGACGATATTCCTCCCCTGGCGCGAGAATTATTCATCAAATCACGGGTGCGTTCTGTTGTTGATCTTGATACTAACCAAATTGGACAAATTCATTTAAATAATCTGGAAACAGAAGATATACATTATCGACCCATAGCCCCTTGTCATGTAGATTATTTAAGTGCGATGGGGGTTAAATCAACTGTAGTCGCGCCAATTCTCTATCAAGAGCAACTTTGGGGACTATTGGTGTCTCATCATTCTCAATCTTCTGCAATTTCCGAATATGAACTTGAAGCAGTGCAGATAGTGGTGGATCAGCTAGCAATAGCGATCGCCCAAAGTAACTTACTGACACAAGCTCGTGAAAAGGCTAGCAGGGAAGCAATCATTAACCGCGTAGCTACCCGCCTACATTCTCTAACTTCCATTGAGTTACAGCCTGCTTTAGCAGAAATCGTCACTACATATTCTGGTTCTGGTGGTAGACTTTGCATCAAAAATCAAACTTCTCATCTGCCAAATATAACTGTCAACAGCTTCAGAGAATGTTTGGCATCTGGAGAGGAAAATATCAAAATTTATACTTATGGTCAACAACCAATCATTCCCCATTTAGCGAAAAATAAATTTTTAGAGCAATATTTGATTTGGGATGAACATTACCAATGTGGTAAGTATGATATTTGGGCGATCGCTGATATTTATCACCACCCCAACTTGCGAAATTTGCAAGCTGCTTTTCATCAAACTAAAATTCGCAGCATCCTAGTAATTCCACTCCACTACTGTCAAGAATTGCTGGGATTTTTGACTATTTTCCGAGATGAAATAGACACCGAAACTCTTTGGGCTGGTCAGTTTGACTCAGACAAACGGCAATTATACCCTCGTTTATCCTTTGAAGTCTGGCGAGAATCGAAAACAGCCCAAGCACGGGAATGGAACAAAATTGAAATTGAACTAGCGCAAGAAATCAGTCAAGTGTTTGCATTGGCGATTCAGCAATATCAGTTATACCAACAAGTGCAAGCATTCAATAGTGAATTAGAAAATCAAGTCCAAGAACGCACAACCAAGCTACAACAAGCAATAGAACAACAACATATACTATTTGAAGTTGTCATGAAGATGCGGAAATCCTTGGACATGGATACCATCTTTCAGACAACAACTAGCGAGATTCGTCGCGTTCTTAATGCTGACCGAGTAGCAGTATACCGTTTTGACTCAGGTTCAGAATTTAATAACGGTGAATTCATTACCGAAAATGTACTTCCAGATCTTCCCTCAGCCCTAACAGCAAAGATTCATGACCACTGCTTCGGGGAAAATTACGCCACTCAATACACTCAGGGGCGGATACATGTGGTGTCTGACATCGACAACGCCAGGATGCAAGATTGTCATATTGCTATCCTCAGTCAATTTTATGTGAGAGCACAGATAGTTAACCCCATCATGAAAAATGGTCAACTTTGGGGCTTGTTGTGCATTCATCAATGTACAGGAATTCGCCATTGGGAAGATTCTGAAATCCAATTTGCGATTCAGGTTGCTAATCAATTGGGTGTAGCCATTGAGCAAGCTGATTTACTCACTCAAACACAAGAACTGGCGGTCGATTTACAGCAAGCTGCAGATCAACAGCGAGTACTATTTGAAGTCGTTACCAAAATTAGAGAATCTCTGGACTTGAATGTAATTTTTCAAGCTAGCACCCAAGTAGTGTGTAACTCACTGCAAACAGATCGAGTCGCAGTGTATCAATTTAACCCAGATTGGAGTGGTGAATATATTGCTGAGTTTGTGGATGAAGGTTGGGTGAAGCTGGTGGGACTAGATCAAAGAACTGCTTGGAAAGATACCTACTTACAAGAAAACTCTGGTGGGAGGTATCGCCACAATGAAACCTTTGCAGTGCATGATATTTATCAGGCAAATCACAGCAACTGCCACATTCAAATTTTAGAACAATTGCAAGCTAAAGCTTATGTGATTGCACCCATCTTTATCGGTCAAAAACTTTGGGGACTATTGGCGGCTTATCAAAACTCTGCACCCCGTCATTGGGAAGCCTCGGAAATTAAGTTTATGGCACAAATTGCTAACCAACTGGGGGTAGCGCTACAACAAGCGAATTTATTCACTCAAACTCAGCAGCAAGCACAACAGCTAACGAAAGCATTCCATGATTTGCAAGAAGCCCAAACCCAACTCATCCAGACTGAAAAAATGTCTTCACTTGGTCAATTGGTGGCTGGGATTGCCCATGAAATTAATAATCCAGTAAATTTTATTTATGGCAACCTCGCTCATGTCAGTGAATATGCCGAAGATTTATTAGGAATGCTGGAACTTTATCAGCAGCACGCTGGTAACACCAGCCCAGAGATTGAAGAACGGGTAGAAGACATTGACTTAGAATTTGTCACTGAAGATTTGCCCAAAACCCTAGCTTCTATGAAAATGGGAATTGACCGCATCCGGCAAATTGTCTTGGGTTTAAGGAATTTTTCTCGTCTTGATGAAGCAGAAATGAAAGCTGTAAATATTCATGACGGGATTGATAGCACGCTACTGATTTTGCAGCATCGCCTCAAAGCTAGACCGGAATGTCCAGCGATTCAGCTAATTAAAGATTATGGTGATTTGCCTTTGGTGGAGTGCTACGCTGGACAAATGAATCAGGTATTTATGAACGTTTTGAGTAATGCAATTGATGCTTTAGAAGATTACAAGCAGCCTGAATCAGGATCACATCATCAAATTAACATTGTTACTCGCTTCATCGAGACGCAAAACAAAGTAGAGAGCGTCTTGATTCGTATTGCAGACAACGGCCCAGGAATTCCCGAAACCGTGAAAATACGCATATGTGATCCATTTTTCACAACCAAACCAGTTGGTAAAGGTACTGGTTTGGGTTTGTCAATTAGCTACAAGATTGTTGTCGATAAACACGGCGGGATTTTTAAATGCGAATCTCAGCTGGGAAGAGGTACGGAATTTTGGATTGAAATTCCGGTGCGACATGTCAAGTAA
- a CDS encoding TRC40/GET3/ArsA family transport-energizing ATPase, which translates to MRVILMTGKGGVGKTSVAAATGLRCAELGYRTLVLSTDPAHSLADSFDLELGHAPRQIRPNLWGAELDALQELEGNWGAVKRYITQVLQARGLEGVQAEELAILPGMDEIFGLVRMKRHYDEGEFEVLIIDSAPTGTALRLLSLPEVGGWYMRRFYKPFQNISVALRPLVEPLFRPIAGFSLPDKEVMDAPYEFYEQIEALEKVLTDNTQTSVRLVTNPEKMVIKESLRAHAYLSLYNVATDLVVANRIIPPEVQDPFFQRWKENQQEYRQEIHDDFHPLPVKEVPLFSEEMCGVAALERLKETLYKDEDPTQVYYKETTIRVVQEDNQYSLELYLPGIPKNQVQLSKTADELNITIGNHRRNLVLPQALAALQPAGAKMENDYLKIRFASGM; encoded by the coding sequence ATGCGCGTAATTTTAATGACAGGGAAGGGTGGTGTGGGTAAAACTTCCGTAGCTGCGGCTACGGGACTGCGTTGTGCAGAGTTAGGATATCGCACGCTGGTTTTAAGTACAGACCCCGCCCATTCCCTAGCAGACAGTTTTGATTTGGAACTGGGACACGCACCTCGTCAGATTCGCCCCAACTTGTGGGGTGCGGAACTCGATGCTTTACAAGAGTTGGAAGGAAATTGGGGAGCGGTGAAGCGCTATATTACTCAGGTTTTGCAGGCGCGGGGTTTAGAAGGAGTACAAGCGGAAGAGTTGGCTATTCTACCCGGTATGGATGAGATTTTCGGCTTGGTGAGAATGAAGCGCCACTATGATGAAGGTGAGTTTGAGGTATTAATTATTGACTCGGCGCCTACGGGTACTGCTTTGCGACTGCTGAGTTTACCTGAAGTTGGGGGCTGGTATATGCGCCGTTTTTATAAACCTTTTCAAAATATCTCGGTAGCATTACGACCTTTGGTCGAGCCACTTTTCCGACCAATTGCGGGTTTTTCGCTACCAGATAAGGAAGTCATGGATGCACCTTATGAGTTTTATGAACAAATCGAAGCGCTAGAAAAGGTGTTAACTGATAATACTCAAACTTCGGTGCGGCTAGTTACTAATCCAGAAAAGATGGTGATTAAAGAATCTCTCCGCGCTCATGCTTATTTGAGTTTATATAATGTAGCCACGGATTTAGTGGTAGCTAATCGTATTATTCCGCCAGAAGTTCAAGATCCTTTTTTCCAAAGATGGAAAGAGAATCAGCAGGAATATCGCCAAGAAATTCATGATGACTTTCATCCTTTACCTGTGAAAGAAGTACCGCTTTTTTCTGAGGAAATGTGCGGTGTAGCAGCCTTAGAAAGATTGAAAGAAACTCTTTATAAAGATGAAGATCCTACCCAGGTGTATTACAAAGAAACAACTATTAGAGTTGTCCAAGAAGATAATCAATATAGCTTGGAACTTTACTTACCGGGGATTCCTAAAAACCAAGTGCAATTGAGCAAAACTGCCGATGAATTGAATATTACTATTGGCAATCACCGCCGAAATTTGGTTTTACCTCAAGCTTTAGCTGCACTTCAACCTGCAGGAGCAAAAATGGAAAATGATTATCTCAAAATTCGTTTTGCTAGTGGTATGTAG
- a CDS encoding DUF2358 domain-containing protein — protein sequence MLNTQDVIQILKQDYQRFPVNQTYSIYATDVYFQDPLNKFRGVDRYQQTIDFIQKWFLNPKMDLHDIQLLEDTIKTEWTLSWNTPLPWNPRISISGWSELRLNASGLIVSHIDYWHCSRLDVVKQHFFQLKD from the coding sequence ATGCTAAATACTCAAGATGTAATTCAAATTCTGAAACAAGACTATCAAAGATTTCCAGTTAATCAGACTTATAGTATTTACGCGACTGATGTTTATTTTCAAGACCCTTTGAATAAATTTCGTGGTGTTGACCGTTATCAGCAAACTATTGATTTTATTCAAAAATGGTTTTTAAATCCCAAAATGGATTTGCATGATATTCAACTGTTAGAAGACACCATTAAAACTGAGTGGACACTGAGTTGGAATACTCCTCTACCTTGGAACCCACGCATTTCTATTTCTGGCTGGAGTGAGTTGCGTCTTAATGCTTCTGGTTTAATTGTTTCCCATATTGATTATTGGCATTGTTCGCGTTTAGATGTGGTTAAACAGCATTTTTTTCAGTTAAAGGATTGA
- a CDS encoding DUF4912 domain-containing protein produces the protein MAKERPPLEEMTLRQLRKVASEYSISRYSRMRKSQLLASIQEVQRSKFSLTPSRSLEAQETVEAAKFELGQVDRNGGSLADVDEELADLPAGYGESRIVLLPRDPQWAYTYWDIPNDHKEELRRQGGQQLALRIYDVTDINLEYQSPHSLQEYPADELAREWYLPIPVSDRDYVIDIGYRTVDGRWLVLARSTRVHIPPVYPSDWIEDVFVTVNFEEELRGKTVYELVPPAKKIATTANGYGDGNPIYDQIFGMAESAEAQRIAGSLFGSMQQVPGSARPEQALSSYVFPSGVGMWAVPTVSGLTASGVGMSGVGFSASAVPVRPRKFWLVADAELIVYGATEPDATVSIGGRPIKLNPDGTFRFQMSFQDGLIDYPILAVAADGEQTRSIHMKFERETPSRNTNTKEDAVLEWLS, from the coding sequence ATGGCAAAAGAACGCCCGCCGCTAGAAGAGATGACCTTGCGGCAATTACGCAAAGTTGCCAGTGAATATAGCATCTCTCGCTACAGTCGAATGCGTAAATCGCAATTGCTAGCATCAATTCAAGAAGTACAGCGAAGCAAATTCTCGCTCACCCCATCTCGTTCACTGGAGGCACAGGAAACCGTGGAAGCAGCAAAATTCGAGTTAGGTCAAGTAGATCGTAATGGTGGTTCTCTGGCTGATGTTGATGAAGAATTAGCAGATTTACCTGCTGGTTATGGTGAAAGCCGGATTGTACTTTTACCTCGTGACCCGCAGTGGGCTTACACTTACTGGGATATTCCCAATGATCACAAAGAGGAACTGCGGCGACAAGGTGGACAACAGCTAGCGTTGCGGATTTACGATGTTACAGATATCAACCTTGAATACCAAAGCCCCCACAGTCTCCAGGAATATCCTGCTGATGAGCTAGCGAGAGAATGGTATTTACCAATACCAGTGAGCGATCGCGATTATGTGATCGATATCGGTTATCGTACTGTTGATGGACGTTGGTTAGTGTTGGCTCGTTCTACACGAGTACATATCCCTCCCGTCTATCCTTCTGATTGGATTGAAGATGTCTTCGTCACCGTCAACTTTGAAGAAGAGTTGCGCGGGAAGACTGTATATGAATTGGTTCCTCCTGCAAAGAAAATTGCTACAACCGCTAATGGTTATGGCGACGGGAACCCCATCTATGACCAAATCTTTGGTATGGCGGAATCTGCTGAAGCGCAAAGGATTGCAGGTTCTCTGTTCGGTTCTATGCAGCAAGTTCCTGGTTCTGCGCGTCCAGAACAGGCTCTTAGTTCCTACGTTTTCCCCTCTGGTGTAGGTATGTGGGCGGTTCCCACTGTATCCGGCTTAACCGCTTCTGGTGTGGGTATGTCAGGCGTGGGCTTCTCTGCTTCTGCAGTACCTGTACGCCCTCGCAAGTTCTGGTTAGTTGCGGATGCTGAATTGATTGTCTACGGTGCAACTGAGCCTGACGCTACTGTAAGTATTGGTGGTCGTCCTATCAAGTTGAACCCAGATGGTACTTTCCGCTTCCAGATGTCATTCCAAGACGGCTTAATTGATTATCCAATTTTGGCTGTGGCTGCTGATGGCGAGCAAACCAGATCAATTCACATGAAGTTTGAGCGAGAAACTCCATCTCGCAATACCAACACTAAAGAAGATGCAGTTTTAGAGTGGCTGTCTTAA
- a CDS encoding ARC6/PARC6 family protein, with product MRIPLDYYRILGLPLAASSEQLRQAYSDRIVQKPRREYSPAAISSRKQLIEEAYVVLSDPKERSTYDQLYLAHAYDPDSNTSATVANENRPEPNNRGLDTQSLSIEITQDELVGALLILQDLGEYEIVLKLGRPYLVNKSGTSSGKGHNLAQNEDPENPSRPDVVLTIALACLELGREQWQQGHYENAANSLETGQEVLFREGLFVNVQNEIQAELYKLRPYRILELLALPETKTAERRQGLELLQNILEDRGGIDGNGNDESGLNIDDFLRFIQQLRNYLTVAEQHKLFEAESQRPSAVATYLAVYALIARGFAQRQPALIRQAKQMLMRLGKRQDVHLEQSLCALLLGQTEEATRVLELSQEYEALAFIREKSLDSPDLLPGLCLYGEQWLQHEVFPHFRDLAKQQVSLKDYFAEQKVQAYLEALPTDVETSGSSVVINQQSFPALKNDTNRYRNSTATGRQFHQNHTSDPELPGTPAKEKFEPPKPSSPSWNLSATHVSAGMKTPEIPPAQIPSTERSAREINHNLNGSAKVSAAENSQKRRRRKPISSTSRHQGLENRHRSPQRRRIFAGTLEGKTRLVWTVLVSLVAILVLWLIISTTFGWVKNLFFPRPSLVGEQLTVQIDQPPISIPGRDSTPQLPEGPLSNAAAEEIILNWLSIKAAALGPKHEIDSLKKILVGSALNQWRLVAQQDQSDNRYRKYEHSLQVESIDQTEPNSDQATVEAKVKESTQFYENGQMKKSADENLRVQYELIRDEGVWRIRGMSVVNKITMNF from the coding sequence GTGCGAATTCCGCTAGATTACTACCGAATTTTAGGACTACCGTTAGCGGCAAGTAGTGAACAATTGCGGCAGGCATATAGCGATCGCATTGTACAAAAACCGCGACGGGAGTATTCTCCAGCAGCAATTTCTTCTCGCAAACAACTCATAGAAGAAGCTTACGTGGTTTTATCAGATCCCAAAGAACGCAGTACTTACGATCAGCTCTATCTTGCTCACGCCTATGATCCTGATAGTAATACCTCTGCGACCGTAGCAAATGAAAATCGCCCAGAGCCAAACAACAGAGGTCTTGATACTCAAAGTCTCAGTATTGAGATTACTCAAGACGAATTAGTTGGTGCTTTATTAATTCTCCAAGACCTAGGTGAGTACGAAATTGTACTGAAACTAGGCCGCCCCTACTTGGTGAATAAAAGCGGCACGTCTTCTGGAAAAGGCCACAATTTAGCCCAGAACGAAGACCCGGAAAATCCCAGTCGTCCCGATGTCGTCCTCACTATTGCTCTCGCCTGCTTAGAACTGGGTCGTGAACAATGGCAACAAGGACATTATGAAAACGCTGCCAATTCTCTAGAAACTGGGCAAGAAGTTTTATTCCGTGAAGGTTTATTTGTGAATGTACAGAATGAAATTCAAGCAGAACTGTACAAATTGCGACCATATCGCATTTTAGAACTACTGGCATTACCAGAAACTAAAACTGCCGAACGTCGCCAAGGTTTAGAATTATTGCAAAATATCTTAGAAGATCGCGGCGGCATTGATGGCAACGGCAATGATGAATCTGGCCTGAACATTGATGATTTTTTGCGCTTTATTCAGCAGTTGCGAAACTACTTGACAGTAGCTGAACAGCACAAATTGTTTGAAGCCGAAAGCCAGCGTCCCTCTGCTGTCGCCACCTACTTAGCTGTCTACGCTTTGATAGCCAGAGGATTCGCCCAGCGTCAACCAGCGCTAATTCGCCAAGCCAAGCAAATGCTAATGCGATTGGGCAAGCGCCAAGATGTACACTTAGAGCAATCGCTGTGTGCTCTGCTGTTAGGGCAAACCGAAGAAGCGACCCGTGTTTTAGAACTGAGCCAGGAGTACGAAGCTTTAGCATTTATCCGCGAAAAATCACTGGATTCTCCAGATTTGTTACCAGGGTTGTGTCTTTATGGCGAACAGTGGTTACAACACGAGGTATTTCCTCACTTCCGAGATTTGGCTAAACAGCAAGTTTCTCTGAAGGATTATTTTGCCGAACAAAAAGTACAAGCTTATTTAGAAGCTCTACCAACGGATGTAGAGACGAGCGGTTCATCTGTTGTCATTAACCAGCAGTCATTCCCTGCTCTGAAAAATGATACTAATCGGTACCGTAATTCTACTGCCACTGGGCGACAATTTCATCAAAACCACACATCAGATCCAGAATTACCAGGAACACCCGCAAAAGAAAAATTTGAACCGCCAAAGCCCTCATCACCTAGTTGGAACTTATCAGCTACTCATGTATCCGCTGGGATGAAGACGCCAGAAATACCACCAGCGCAGATACCCAGTACAGAACGCTCAGCAAGGGAAATTAACCATAACTTAAATGGTTCTGCTAAGGTTTCTGCTGCTGAGAATAGCCAAAAGCGGCGTCGGCGCAAGCCAATTTCATCTACTAGTCGTCATCAAGGATTAGAAAACCGTCATCGTTCACCCCAGCGTCGGCGAATATTTGCTGGGACGTTGGAGGGAAAAACCCGGTTGGTGTGGACTGTGCTTGTCTCTTTGGTGGCAATATTAGTTCTGTGGTTGATCATCTCCACAACTTTTGGTTGGGTAAAAAATCTCTTTTTCCCTCGACCATCTTTGGTAGGCGAGCAGTTAACTGTACAAATTGATCAACCACCAATATCTATTCCTGGCCGCGATAGTACACCGCAGCTACCAGAAGGGCCGCTAAGTAATGCGGCTGCAGAAGAAATTATTCTCAATTGGTTGTCTATTAAAGCCGCAGCCTTGGGCCCAAAACATGAAATTGATAGCTTAAAAAAGATTTTAGTTGGTTCGGCTCTAAATCAATGGCGGTTAGTTGCTCAACAGGATCAATCTGATAATCGCTATCGAAAGTATGAGCACAGTTTGCAGGTGGAATCTATAGACCAAACTGAACCTAACTCAGATCAAGCAACTGTAGAAGCTAAGGTCAAAGAATCAACGCAGTTTTATGAAAATGGTCAGATGAAGAAATCTGCTGATGAAAATTTGCGAGTTCAGTATGAATTAATTCGCGATGAAGGTGTGTGGCGAATTCGGGGTATGTCGGTTGTCAATAAAATCACTATGAACTTTTAG
- the pdhA gene encoding pyruvate dehydrogenase (acetyl-transferring) E1 component subunit alpha has protein sequence MVQERTLPKFDTATAQISKEEGLRLYEDMTLGRFFEDKCAEMYYRGKMFGFVHLYNGQEAVSTGVIQAMRPGEDFVSSTYRDHVHALSAGVPAREVMAELFGKATGCSKGRGGSMHMFSSEHGLLGGYAFVAEGIPVAAGAAFQSKYRREVLGDPNADQVTACFFGDGAANNGQFFETLNMAALWKLPIIFVVENNKWAIGMSHERATSDPEIYKKASVFNMVGVEVDGMDVLAVRAVAQEAVARARAGEGPTLIEALTYRFRGHSLADPDEMRSKAEKEFWFARDPIKKLGAYLIEQNLADQEELKAIEHKIQAVIDDAVKFAESSPEPDPSELYRFVFAEDE, from the coding sequence ATGGTTCAAGAACGCACATTACCTAAATTTGACACCGCTACTGCCCAAATTTCTAAAGAAGAAGGGTTACGGTTGTATGAGGATATGACCTTAGGGCGCTTTTTTGAAGACAAATGCGCTGAAATGTACTATAGAGGCAAAATGTTCGGTTTTGTCCACTTGTACAACGGTCAAGAAGCAGTTTCCACCGGCGTCATCCAAGCGATGCGACCAGGAGAAGATTTTGTTTCCAGTACCTACCGCGACCACGTTCATGCACTAAGTGCAGGCGTCCCCGCTAGAGAGGTAATGGCAGAGTTATTTGGTAAAGCCACAGGCTGTAGTAAAGGTCGTGGTGGTTCCATGCACATGTTCTCATCTGAACATGGTTTGTTGGGTGGCTATGCTTTCGTGGCTGAAGGTATTCCCGTTGCGGCTGGTGCGGCTTTTCAAAGTAAATACCGCCGCGAGGTACTAGGAGATCCCAACGCCGACCAAGTGACCGCTTGCTTTTTTGGCGACGGTGCCGCTAACAATGGTCAATTTTTTGAGACACTAAATATGGCAGCTTTATGGAAACTGCCAATTATTTTCGTTGTAGAAAATAATAAATGGGCAATTGGCATGTCTCATGAGCGCGCCACCTCTGACCCGGAGATTTACAAAAAAGCCAGTGTATTTAACATGGTAGGCGTGGAAGTAGACGGAATGGACGTGTTAGCAGTCCGCGCCGTCGCCCAAGAAGCCGTCGCCCGCGCCCGTGCTGGTGAAGGGCCAACTTTAATTGAAGCCCTAACCTACCGTTTCCGGGGTCACTCCCTAGCTGACCCTGACGAAATGCGTAGCAAAGCCGAGAAAGAATTTTGGTTTGCTCGTGACCCGATTAAAAAGTTAGGTGCTTACCTAATTGAACAAAACTTGGCAGATCAGGAAGAATTGAAAGCGATTGAACATAAAATTCAAGCAGTAATCGACGACGCCGTGAAATTCGCCGAGAGTAGCCCCGAACCAGACCCTAGCGAGTTATATCGCTTCGTGTTTGCAGAGGATGAGTAG